One Glycine soja cultivar W05 chromosome 7, ASM419377v2, whole genome shotgun sequence genomic window, ACTTTTCAGAAGAAAAATTAAGGATTATATGGATTTGTGAAGGGAGACACGAATCCGACTCCCTAAATGTTGTCGTCTAGGAGTCTACTCTAATGAAAGCAACATGAAGGGCATAATGGCAATGTCAACAGAAAAGTGGTACTCGATGATGGTGTATTGCATCCAGGGAGAGAGATTTGTCAAAGTTTGAGGCATATAATGAGGAGAAGTGATTATGCTGGAAACAAAAGAGGTAGGGAAGATCCATATTGTGGCAATGAAGTTGTCGATGCAAAAAAGGGTTGAAGACAGAAACATGTGCTGCATTGGAGGGTGGATAGGGGAGGTGTTTTATGGTAAAATTTAGTTTACAGAAAGGGgtcattttgaaaagaaaagaaaatacataaaGGGAGGTATATATTTAGCAAATAAAGAGATATATTCATGTTCTGTAACTTATCACATACTACTTTTTTGAGTAATTCTTTAAGTGTTAGGTGTCCTTGTGATGAAATTCATGTGGTGCTATGTGATTCGATATGAAACACGTGACAGAAAAGTTCAATAACGATGTTACATGGCTAAAACTAAACAGAGAAATTTTCTGAACgaaataaatagagaaaaaaatagtttttcaatTGTGATTTGACACTAAAATAAGAGcacctttttctttccttcgATAACGTGACATAAAAACTATACTAttacattatattattaaattcacATAAGCAAAACAATTGTAATTAACCACCCccttaaatttattgtttttctaaatCTTTGCATATACATAATTATAAACTAAGTGCTAGAATTTAAGCCAACGGTATAGCAAGTGGTGGAGTAAGTTGAAGCCCAAAGAGGTGATGTTGGAGGAGAACGGTATGAAGAACAAGAGAATTTTGTATGAGCACTATTGACATTGTTTGAGGGGTTCCGAACCATGAATGGCACCATATCTTCAAGCAACCCTTGTGAGCCCAAACTTTCTTGGGCCATGTCTAGTGTAGAGTCCAATGAAGTGGATGATGGCATCACACCCATAGAAGCATTTGATTGGGCTTCTTCTGTCTGATGGGCTTCATGAACATAGTCTGCTCTATGGGTTTGGTCCTGGGCCTGTGGAGAGGTGGGCTTGGACTTCTTGATTGGTGGGTAGGAATGAGATTGCTGTTGTTGGCCCATGAGGAAATATGGGTAAGCAAAGTGCAAGTGGAGCCCTTCATAGGTTATGATAAGAGTGTCAGGGTCCTCATTGGATCTCTCAACTTGCTTCTTGGCACTGCACCTTGGGTTGGTGCACCTATAGTAACTCCTGCTGGTTCCGTGGCATCAAAATTAGTAATGgaacaattaaattttgtacTATGTGATTaactttaacatatttttttttggtcggCTTAACTTTAATAGATTAACTGTCCGGTAACTGTAGAGGCATATTGTTCTCAGATACTAATTTAGGGGGTTGACAAATCGAGCCCAAACCAAAGTAGCTTTTACCCAAATTTGACAAGGTATTAAAGTTGGTATATgaggaaaatgaaagaaaaaattatatgactTTTCTTCAAGAAATGAATTGTTCTGGTTTAAccagtaattttaaatttaagttaaaaaaatatagctcTGTTAAAATTTGGTAAAAGAACTTACTGTTTTTAGTGGTCTTGTCTTATCCGAACCCAAAGATATAAAATAGCTTTTAAgaacattttattttcaaaagttatGTTTTCAAAAAAGCTATTTTATATCTTTTCAAAAGCTATCCTTTCAtaaagcttttgaaaacaaaaaaaaaaatagtttattaaaaaaatatgctcTAGTAAATTTTCGTTGGAAATAGTTTGGGAATGTATTATCTCCTATTGAAATTTGTACTTCAGTCTTCCAACAGAGaggttgattaaaaaaattaggtaaTACCTGTAGTTCATCATATATGTTAGAGTCCTGTTTGTTGTTACaacaatttatatttatctctCTTCATAAAATTCATTCATACTGATAGGGTCTTacctatttaatatatataaaaaaaatagggatTGATACAATATCTTTCCCGTGacaaaattatgtaaaattttaacgAAGAGACTTGTCATAATTAATCCTCTTGTTAGATCGATGCGTCATGAAAACTGGCTGTCACAATATATATTTAGACAAATATATAGAATTGCTTTTGTGCATGGTTTTGCCTCTATGAAAAAGTAGCTTTAATCTTAAATTTGCATTTGTCGGCTAACTTATGGATCAATGAATAGGTCTCTTGCAAATTATAACACACAAGAATGGTAGGTTTTAATGAAAAGTTGAATGTTTTAGGTACCTACTACCTAGCCTAGGCCTAGTAGGTAAAAAAATTTGTGACGCAACTGTCAACCCAATTTGCCATATTTACTAGTACCGAGGGAAAAACACACTGAAGTAGTGACGTGTAAATATATTCCTCACCCTCTTACCTTTTCTGTATCATCTCTATTACACATCATAGGGTTATCAGATATGTATATGTTGGATATAACGACAACGACAAAGAGCACCAATCATCTTTCTGATCGTGAAAATTCATCTCACTAGTTGGTGAATGGTAACTAGTAATTTTTTGGAAGAGATAGTAACAAGTAATTACTAAGCAAGCTAATGTATACTAACTATGAATTTATGTGGGGCTTTTAGGTTGATTAGCATGTTTTATGTTCAGGTGTAACCATTTGCAATAGTGGGACTAAATTGCCAAATGGTATTAAACTGTTTGAAGAGAATTTGATGCATTTAATGGCAGGGAAGCATGAAATTCACTCTCCATTTCTTGATGAAGTGAAAGTGGTTTTTGTTATATGGTGTTTATGAGAAGGAAGTCAAGGAACCAATTAAGGCCCGTTTAGATAAGATTCTTGGTAAGTATCtatgatatatataaaaaaaaaataaggaggtAAAAATGAATTGAATCAAGTTCAAATCAACTTtagtttttaagaaaaagttaGAAGAGGAAGTTTCTGTGTAAAAGTTAAATAcacaagttgattttaacttacagaaaaagttaaattcattttatctttttattttcttctcatgtaattgtttataaaaaaaagtttatttaaataagtttttaagaCCCTCTCTGCATGTCCTTTTTGTCTTGCGGTAAAAGATTTTTGAAGTAATGCCAAAGTACTAAACATGCATAGCAGAACTGAATTATGGAAATCTCTGCAGCCTTTTTACCagcaaattatattaaaaaaaattgaaatccaaTAAGTGAAtgttcatatataaattatatagaaGAGAGAATTTACCTAGGATTTGGGCTATTCTTAATGGATTTCTGTCCATACTTTCTCCACTTATATCCATCATCACCCATCCCATTGCCAAAGCATTTGATTTTCAGGGTATACTTATTCTCAATCTTACTCAAACCCCTTTCCAATATGGAAActctgaaataaaaaaataaaaaaaaacgaaaCAGAAACATCAAACATGCACCAAATTCAGGAAACTAAAACCATATAGTTACATATAGAGTAATTTAATTAGCCAAGTTTGGAAATATTTTATACCTGGCTGATGAGAGTTGTGGGAAGTGGTGATCTCTTTGGTTGGTCACTGACAAAGCATTTTCAATATCTGAGATGGTAGGTCCTGAGTAAATGTTGGAGATGAACCTATTAAAGGCTTGGTCTTGGTCATCACTTGAAGAGGctaattttgttgttgtgttggggGGTTCAATAAGAAGGGGAGACCCATCATCTAAAAGCTCTCTCACAAGGTCATCATCCTCTGACCCCTCTGACCAAGAACTTGCCATTACTACTTCCTCCATCATTGTCTTTGACATGGCAGACTCAACCATATTTATTATTAGGTTGGAACAACAACAACGAGATCCTCCTTGTGTAGTTATAGCAGTTGAAAAAGAGGAAGGTGGAGAAGATAATAGGCTAATGAGAAAGGAAAGAGTGGAGCAGATGAAGAGGTGGTTGTGACGTATACTTGGTTCCTCTTCCCCTCCTCCTTGACTTTATTAATAAGTAAGCCAAGGTGGCTATGTTTTTGTATGTATTCTCCTTTGACTTACCTTGGAGATTTCTATTCCAAACAATGTAGTAACATCGTTGGTTAACTGCAAAAATGTGTCATCACTCACCACCTCATAATTTGATGGGGCCTTTCTACTGTGCATTTGTGGTGATATGGTAATTACTAGGTATGTGTTGAAGTCCAATgtttacaaaattgattttagttataattgattctaaagtaaataatttatgtttgagtatttttattttaaaagcaagttaataataaaattcagtatatgatttttatccaatgtaaaaattatctaaaattgtTTCAAAGCAAAATTAATATTAGATCTAAAACCAATTCTTCAATGTGAATCAGGtgaataactatttaaaatcaCGTTAATTGGTATTTGACATGATATCAGACGACTCAACGTGAAATCAGACATGTACAAAATGGGCTTTGGCATTGTATTGAATCATCACATTTCTTTGTTTTTGGCTGCAGGCAAGTGGAACAAGTTTAAGTTTCGTTGTTCCTTGTAATGtctctttttaacttttttacagGAACTTGGTCAAATTGATGTATGGCTATGCTTTTAGATTAGTTTTGGGAATTGAAAGGTTGGAGTCCATACAAACACGATATGCTCCAGAGCCATTACGGATGGGGGCTttgactttttttaaatttattgtagtACTGATCTGTGTGGGCTATGCTTCTGTTTCAATgtttaatttgtcttgttaCATGATGGGATAGATGCGTATCACACTAGACAGAAGCTACTTGACAATCCAATTTCAACCAAAGCAAAGGTCAAccttaaagaaatatttatcatatactatattgaaaatatttttaggatATTCTTTGACTCCTTGTGACTCATTTTCGATTACTTCTTTTTAATCTGAAATGTTTATCGGGGTAGGTGTGCttgcataattatttatttgctaCTATAGATGAAACGGTAGGTTACTTACTAAAGTACGATTCTCCTTATGAAAAAAGTAACATCAGGAAAAATATTGGAGCTTAGCCTAATAATTAAATCGAGAATCATAGAGTTTTGgatttgtttatgattaattggaaACATAACATTCAAAGCAGAACATACTCCTACTTACTACTTGAATGCATAGGATGTAGGGGCAATCAAATGCTGATAAAATTTTCGTTGCGTCTCATTTGTTGAAGTAATTCTAGCTAGTAGAagaataataatagtaaaacttcatatatgaataaaatgagtGTGGAATGAATGATTTGTGGCAATTATTCAACAACTTGAAATATGGAAAACTAAAAGGCCGAGAATAATAttcatgaaaaaggaaaaagcagAGAATAGCTGctatatattaattgttaaatgttttgtttcataagtaaatatttaataaaatcataatcagAAACAGAAAAAACATCCTAGGTAGGCTTATTGGCTACTGCACATGCCATGGAATGCATGGCATAGAATTTTACCGGTATTCTGTCCTCAGCAGCAACCAGAAGAATTTGAcctaaattataaagaaaacaaGTGGTGACTTCAACTGTAGAAGAATAACACTTCTACACCAAAAAGTGTGCTTACATGTAAGCTATTAGTGTTAGATAATATGTTAGCTATATATATTATCACTTTATAAGTTTTTGAACACTagtaactttatattttaaggATTTATATGCATAAACATAATATACTCAAGTTGGATGCactaaactaataaaatatatatactattaaaTAATGATTAACTACTGCAAGCAGTTAATTTAACTACCATAGAAGTAAGAGAGGATTAAGTGGAAGAGGAAACAAAATAtgatggttttttttaaaaaatatttattctctaAAACTGTTCCTAAACAAGCATTATCTTGACAtttgtcaatatttttattggtttataaatttattacacctaacttctttttatctaactaatattaatcattaattttggttAGCATGAAAATATCAAACtcacaacttttttattttttttaatcactcaATCAATCTTATATTCTTGTTTATTACACCTAACTTAATTATAGtagatttatataataattttactcaCTTTAAAGAAAATC contains:
- the LOC114418943 gene encoding probable WRKY transcription factor 49 isoform X2 — protein: MVESAMSKTMMEEVVMASSWSEGSEDDDLVRELLDDGSPLLIEPPNTTTKLASSSDDQDQAFNRFISNIYSGPTISDIENALSVTNQRDHHFPQLSSARVSILERGLSKIENKYTLKIKCFGNGMGDDGYKWRKYGQKSIKNSPNPRSYYRCTNPRCSAKKQVERSNEDPDTLIITYEGLHLHFAYPYFLMGQQQQSHSYPPIKKSKPTSPQAQDQTHRADYVHEAHQTEEAQSNASMGVMPSSTSLDSTLDMAQESLGSQGLLEDMVPFMVRNPSNNVNSAHTKFSCSSYRSPPTSPLWASTYSTTCYTVGLNSST
- the LOC114418943 gene encoding probable WRKY transcription factor 49 isoform X1, which produces MVESAMSKTMMEEVVMASSWSEGSEDDDLVRELLDDGSPLLIEPPNTTTKLASSSDDQDQAFNRFISNIYSGPTISDIENALSVTNQRDHHFPQLSSARVSILERGLSKIENKYTLKIKCFGNGMGDDGYKWRKYGQKSIKNSPNPSRSYYRCTNPRCSAKKQVERSNEDPDTLIITYEGLHLHFAYPYFLMGQQQQSHSYPPIKKSKPTSPQAQDQTHRADYVHEAHQTEEAQSNASMGVMPSSTSLDSTLDMAQESLGSQGLLEDMVPFMVRNPSNNVNSAHTKFSCSSYRSPPTSPLWASTYSTTCYTVGLNSST